Below is a window of Plasmodium brasilianum strain Bolivian I chromosome 14, whole genome shotgun sequence DNA.
AAActatttcccttttttttggttttcaGATAATCATTAAAactatatgttttatttttttttttaaaataacatttttaatgttatattattgttttattgttttatttttttttttttcttattatgttattatattaaaaaaaaagtttatttgttcttatttttcatttatttataacataatttttttacgttaatttcatatttattgttttaattaataaattttttgttataaaaaataaataacttttatttttatgtttaattaaatgtattatatgttatcaatttttaaatagtatTCATATTTCTGtattacagaaaaaatatgtaaaaatataattaatttgtgATAAGTATGTAGATAAttgctataattttttataataaataaaaaaattataattatcgAGACACTCAGAACTTGTTTATTATTgcgtatgtatttttttttttttttttttttttgagcgaataataataacgacATACCGATTCTGTAAGCAGCTTGtactcttttttctttttctttttttttttatttatatattaaataatccttattttgaatatatggTGCATTAAGGGCTTTATATGAAATGAGagtagttatatataaatgaaattaaataatttaatattatgaacacaaatataaaaattatgatattacAATGTATGtggaaaaatatgaagaaagcataaaataataatatagcaTCTCTATATGTTTAATATCATATCGCAAtttaatattgaaaaaataaaaaaatatgtagaaTACTAACCGTGAATATCttaaatatgttttcatGTCGTGTGGATTGTGTTTACGAACTTTgctatatgtattaatagataaatgtttatattcaaatttttgcatgcacaattatttttttaaacatgtacagtaataattttaattgtttcatatttttatgttatgaaaattatttttatatatttttacatagtTAATGCATGTGCATTCAATGACATGAATtgataaaagataaaaaacaaagaaaatataaataaaatatttagatGAATACATAGtactaaaaaaatgattaaggAAAACAATGAAGAGCAAAGtggaaaatatgaaaagaaaaacactGACAATGAATTTTATACACCCAAATCAAGCTTATCCATTGAAAGCATAAGTAGTGATATAGCTTTTAAAAacttatataagtatgtttATAGGAATGTTAGAGACGactgtataaataaaaaaaagtaccacataaaaaatagaataacgtctgaaaaaaaaaagaataaattttcCAAGGATCATTATAAGGGACAACCTATACTAAACTATGTAAAAAAAACGAAGAGATTAAGTAATATgtcttttttgaaaaatgatgTTAAAGAAGGTATAAATAAGAAGCATGCTGCAGTTTCAAATGAAAGTTCTACTAGGAAGTTTAATGAGAAGGCAGTTACCATAAAAAGGAAtgaatatgcaaaaaaaagacCATTTTCTGAAAGTGCAACAAACATTTTAagattctttaaaaatatggataTAAATCAAAAAGGAAAGGAATTACGTACtaacaataacagtaacaataacaataacagtaacaataacaataacagtaacaataacagtaacaataacaataacagtaacaataacagtaacaataacaataacagtaacaataacagtaacaTTAGTGGTCATAGAAACATTATTACGAAGGAAGGCCATTTAATATGTAATGATCTCAgcaatttattatataatgaacaaaACAATGTGTTACGTAGTGAACAAAGTAGTATAgtatataatgataaaaatatgattacATGTGATGATCGAAAAATGactgaatatattaatttcgAAAAGAATTTCTATTCAGTTATAGGGGGGTGCTATAAAAGGGTGAGAAGTGAAAATTACGAAAGAAATATATCGTATGAAGAAAAAGTTGTACTAGAATATCAGCAGAAACATGACGAATGCGagaaatattatgaatatttggaaattatatatttatattgtaaaaagtattttttatatgataaaatggAATTCGttagtaattatttattttacaagaAGAAGAACCTAAgaaacttaatttttttaattgacgCACTATTCCTAAAAAAGAAGTACGTTGAGCTGTTATCCATACTAAGAAGTAATAAACATTTGTGGATTTTTTCTTGCAAAAAAGggaggaaaaaaacaaaaggaacAAACAGTAGAAATAAGAGAGCATTCAACAAGAGAAGAACACCAATGAGAAAAATCATTCGCACATGTAATGGTAGAAGGAGGAGCAATAAGTGTGAAGGAAAAAACGACAAATTGCTGATATGCCATAACCCTTGCTATGACCAGATATATCGCAGAAACCTTAGTGATAAGTGTACTGTTGGCAGTGTTTTCAACAATATCAACCAAAATGAAATGTCTTTATGTGAAAAATTATCAaggaatatgaaaaataaaaattgtaaaaataacgaaattACAGAATTCCATAAATTAAAGGAAAAGGCTCCAATAACAGGAGACACAAATTCCTACAATATAGATTTGAGTACAAGCTATAAAGAGGCTCCAAACGCAATCATTCAGTTAAAAAAGCACATGAAAAaggatataaaatataaaaggaatgcttccaaaaaaatttattgtataaattacattgcttttgtaaaaatattgtctttagtcaaaatgaaaaataaaaattgt
It encodes the following:
- a CDS encoding hypothetical protein (conserved Plasmodium protein), with amino-acid sequence MIKENNEEQSGKYEKKNTDNEFYTPKSSLSIESISSDIAFKNLYKYVYRNVRDDCINKKKYHIKNRITSEKKKNKFSKDHYKGQPILNYVKKTKRLSNMSFLKNDVKEGINKKHAAVSNESSTRKFNEKAVTIKRNEYAKKRPFSESATNILRFFKNMDINQKGKELRTNNNSNNNNNSNNNNNSNNNSNNNNNSNNNSNNNNNSNNNSNISGHRNIITKEGHLICNDLSNLLYNEQNNVLRSEQSSIVYNDKNMITCDDRKMTEYINFEKNFYSVIGGCYKRVRSENYERNISYEEKVVLEYQQKHDECEKYYEYLEIIYLYCKKYFLYDKMEFVSNYLFYKKKNLRNLIFLIDALFLKKKYVELLSILRSNKHLWIFSCKKGRKKTKGTNSRNKRAFNKRRTPMRKIIRTCNGRRRSNKCEGKNDKLLICHNPCYDQIYRRNLSDKCTVGSVFNNINQNEMSLCEKLSRNMKNKNCKNNEITEFHKLKEKAPITGDTNSYNIDLSTSYKEAPNAIIQLKKHMKKDIKYKRNASKKIYCINYIAFVKILSLVKMKNKNCLNKCIKFINKIDKKCVLNKNAHYLLQIIIYIYELKGLYNNALRYSILLFLNCPSNPQIILKLFSFSVLCLKDEIRLILLAKYHKKIAWLKYFLFFILYSVNYQFQNKKLFNNFLFLIENVTKNNKKKKNIYISRRTKNNECPHQDRVYINDDSSENCYNRLENKKDDMKKEISIINNLVYEQNIKEHKISSSEAFERNDKNKYNEKSMRNNCKEKSESNLYKEGRNKRECIESCEGREKRGKDYLEISSFLIYSRIRFHLDKNKENSNVYIYKKIILYSSLYNIVTLYDVYNYIRKNKLSKHFPKFFLYSKLFIMINIKKSFYERNYIMCYSLSKLLLMEHMYDSFTITFFVNSSYLLNKISCIKNLAVELRRNKKYIYYLFCNAALLLHFRQVERSIQIYKYIVDSYKNIFSDLYLYSLFNLIYSLQITQKAHQIIFLCKNLNKLFFHNIHVYILLSYYYFLNVIPTKSYSSLIRAYNIYNYHPHIFYVLSYLALSLKKYA